The Kitasatospora herbaricolor genome segment GGGTCCCTACGGGCCTTCGGCCCTCCGTTCGACCCCGGCCTCCGGCCGGGGCGGACCCGCTCCGCGTGTCCGTGCCCTGACCTCCGGTCAGGCCGGCCCGGGCTTCGCCCGGGCCCGTCGGTCACTCCGCTTCGCTCCACTCCCTCCAGTCGGCTGATGCCTGCTCAAGTGGCTGAGCTGGGTTTTTGGCTGATCTCACTACGGGCTGACTAGGGGGAGGGGGTGCTCCGGGGGCGCGTGCGGGTCGGCTTCGCTCCCGCCAAATTGGTCTAGACCGTAGTCCAGGCCTGCAGAATGGCGGCGCGGTCGCTCGTGCCCGCAACTCTGGTGGAGTGACCATCAAGAGTGATGTATCAGTTTTGACCTGCTGGGTGATCCCGCCGCAGGGGTGGTATGGATCCTCCCTGACGGGGCCGTTTCGTCCGGCAAGAGGGTTCTCTTGAGTGAATCCTATTTCCCTCTCTGGCTGAATTCAGATATCAGAACTACCCCGGCCGTCCTTGGCCGGCCCATGTATCAGAAAAGCACTGCTCGACATTCCGGCAGAAATACCGTGGTCGGTCCCGGGAATGGGTGAGCAGAAAAGGGTCCTGTGAGTATCGTAAAGCCGGGTCAGTCGGCCATCCTGCGGCCTCTGACGCCCCCTCCGGGGCTGTTGACGCCGAACGGGCTGCCACCGTGCAGATGCCACGGGCTCAGCGACCAGCGGTTCATCCTCAGCTTCACCGGCCTCATCTCCGTCTTGTACCCGGTGGCCGCCGGCCACATCAGGCACAGGGCGTGACTGCCCTCGTGACCGCGTTCAAGTCGCTGGCCCGGTAGCCACCGCTGGACGGCCCGGCCATCGCGCCGGTGAGACCGCCCCAGCCCCGCTCGTCCTCGCAGCCGCCGGACGCCACCACCAAGTCCCTAGGGCAGGCGGCCAGCCCGTGTCAGCCGCGGAACCGAAAGAGAGGCACTCGACAACCGCCAGGTCAGCGGGCTTACGCGCCGATCTGAGAAAAAAATTTTGGCGAAGGGCGGCGGATTCGGTGGCCTCGCATCGTCTTCAGGGGTGAGCGCATCAGATGGGCGCTCTTGGACCCGGCCCCCGTGCCGGGGGCCACAGGAGAAAGGGCGCACCGTGAAAGATCACGTTGCCCTGACGGAAACGCCGGACACCTCCTCGGAGTCGATCCACTCCGAGGAGGTCCGGCTCCTCCTCCCGCGCCAGGCACGTGCGGGAGGAGATGAGAAGCAGGAGCCGGAGCAGCTCGTCCCCAGCGAGGAGTCGGTGCGTGAGTTCGCCGAGTTCGTCGCCCGGACGGACAAGAAGATGTTCCGGCGTGCCTACGTCCTGTGTGGCAATCAGGTCCTGTCCAAGGATCTGATGCAGGACGCCTACCGGAAGTTCTGGAGGAACTGGGACGGCCACTACCGCGAGGTGATGGTGGCCGGCTCGAAGGCCGAGGCGAGCCTGACGCTGAGCGCCGTGGAGAGCGCCTTCAAGGACTACTTCAGGAAGTTCTCGAACCAGAAGGAGAACGCGGACGAGACGGCGCACGAGGACCGCAGCAGCGGTCACCTCGTCGACGTCGAGGTCCTGCGGGGCCTGATGTTCCACGAGGTGCGCACGGCGGTGAGCGGGCTGGAGGTCAGCCTGCGCGAGGTCGTCATCGCCGTGTACTTCGAGGAGCGGTCGCTGTCCGCGGCCGCGCGCAGGCTCGACATCTCCGAAAGCATGGCCCGCCGTCGCCACCAGCGGGCCTTGAAGGTCCTCCGGGATGTCCTGGAGAGCCGGATCTGAAGGTCTTTCGGGGTCTCCCGGTGGACCGGATCTAGAGGAAGGACAGGTCATGGAAGGCGTCGAAGAGCGTCTTTGCCTGGCCGCCGAACACCTCGACGCCGTGGTCGCCCGCTTCGACTCGGAGAGGTTCAGGTCCAAGCTGTTCGCCGACTTGAACATCTCCGTCCCGGACGCGGTCGGGTCCGGACGGGACGCCCCGTCCGGACCCGCGGCCCGCGGCCGCCAGTAGTCCTGCCGGCTGGGAACTGTGACGGGTTTCCGGCCGGCAGGGGTCGGCGCGAAGGAGAGGTTCGAAGCCAGCCCGAGTCCGCGTGAGCGGGCCTAGCACCATCCAGCACAACCTCTGCCCGGATCAGCAGAGGGTCCAAGCAGCCCATCACTGACACGCTCACCACCAGCGGCACGAGCAGCTGGTGGAACGACAAGGAGAGGCAATGCGATATGAGCAATCCCTTCTCGGCGCGTGATTGGAGCGGTATGCGACACCACTGACATCGACTCCAGCTTGATCGTCGAACGCTGGAACGCGCAGGAAAAGCAAGGCTGTTCCCACTGTCCGGCCGTCGGGTCCCTGAAGGGGGTAGGAGCCACGGTGCCGGACAGGCAGGACGACATCTCTCACCAAGGGATGTTCACGGCTGCAGATTGCGTGAACGTCCAGCTTGGCGAGTGCCACAGGCCCGAGAGGGCCAGGACGAGAGGCTAAGTTGAGGTAATCCGCTGTTGTGCGGGATAACGGGAGGCCCCGGTCGGCATGCGTCGACCGGGGCCTCTCCTCGTTCACGGCGGCGGATCGGGGCGCCCGGCACCGTCTGTCAGGGCAGGGGGCGCCACGAAGGCGCCCGGGAGGAAAGAGAAAACCGATCATGAACCGCTGCTTCTCCAAGCTGCGCGGCGCGCTGACCGACCCGGCCACCGTGCCGGGCGTGATCGCCCTCGGCGTCATCTCCGGGCTGATCGTCCTCGGCGTCGACATCACCCTGCACGAGACCGTCCTCGCCCCGCCGCGCACGATCGTCGAGGCTCCCCGCACCGTGGTGCCGGCCCCGGACGAGCATGCCGCCCAAGGCGGCCCGGACGTCGTAGGGCCGCCGAACTGCGGTACCGCGTAACGCCAAGGCGCCGGGGTCTGCCGTCGCGGGCGGTGAGCGAAGAGCCTTCCCGCCTGCACGGCAGACCCCACCCTCGTAACGGCCCGCCGCGCGGCTACCGTCAGCGCAGGGAATCGGCCCGCACGGCCGTCTACGCCTGGGTGCGGGCCGGCTGAGTTGCCCGACCCCACACCACCGAGGCCCCGACCGCCCAGCAGCGGCCGGGGCCTTCGCATGCGCCGGCCCAACCGGGCTCCGGTCTGGAGCGGGGGACGGATCTCGCGCCCGCGATCAGGAGGCCAGGGGCGAGGCAGGCGGGGCTACCTCGGTCGTCTCACCTGATTCCTCCAGCTTCCATTGAATTCCCGCTTCGTCCGTGAAGTAGGCGACCGGGCGGTTGTTCTGCAGGGCGGCTCCCGGCAGGTTGGAGGATAGGAATTTCGCCGTGCGGCCCGGTCCGATAAGTGCGTCCGGGACCGACAGGCGTCTCCCTCCAGATCCGGTCTCCTGGGCGTCGGTGGAAAGATAAGCGGATCCGTATTTCACATTCACATCGCGTATTGGAGCACCGGAGTTATTCAAGATGAATACTTGCCAGTGATCGGGTTCCGCCGGACCGTATGCAGTATTGCCTGGTGAGGCCTTTTCTGCCCTTATGGAGATCCGGCGGGCCTGGTCGATCCTGCGGTCCTTGGCCTGGGCGAGGAGCTGGCCTCGTTGGAGTTCGAGGACGGTGGCTTGCTGGCCGATGAAGTCGCGCTGCTCGCCGATCTGGTCCCGTTGGCTCTTGAGGGTCCAGACGGCGGCTGCGGCGGCTGCGGCGGCGAAGACGGCTCCTACCCAGGTTGGGGCGTCCCCCCAGTCGATTGTCATCCGGTCAGGTTAGTGGCGTGGATCACCGCCGGACGACGGCTTCGGCGTAGCAAGATGGCCGGGCTCACGCGCGGGCGTACGGCTTCTCCTTGGCTTCTCGGGCCTGGCAGTTCATCTCGACGAGGTCTACCCGTCAACGGGGCTAATTCGAGCTACGAACTGGCCATTGCTTGGCGTGGAGTTGGCGCATTTCCCACCAGGGATCGTTCAGCTGCCCCTTGCGGGCTTGGCGCTCTTCGGCGCGGGTGGGCTTGGGCAAGAGGAGCCGGCCCAGTCCGTTGTTGCGGCGGTCGATCTCGCAGGAGGGGCACTCCAGGGCTTCGGCGGGGGCTTCCTTGGTCAGTTCCAAGCCGGAGCCGAAGGCGCCGCCGAGGGGGCCCTTGCAGGTCCAGCAGGGCCAGCGCTTGGCGTGGGCGTCGCGGACGACCTGCTGCTTCTTCTCGGCTGCGTCGTCGTCGGCCTTCTGTCGGCAGGCCCCGCAGGGCTCAGTGCCGTCGCTGGCGGATCCCTCGTACTCGAACTCGTCTTCGCGGCGGTCGCAGCCGGGGCAGCGGGTGGCCTCCAGCCGCTGTTCCTCGGCTTCGTAGGCGGCCTGGGCGTCGGCGTCAAGGCGGGCCTGGACGCGGGCGCGGTACTCGGTGTGGGCGAGGGCGTCGGCGAGGGTCTCCCACTTGTAGCCGCCGAAGCGCCACCAGATCTCGGCGTGGGGGCCGTACTTGGTGAGACTGTCGAGGTGGCAGGCCAAGATCGGGATGCTGCCGGTGAAGTCGAACGGGTCGCCGTGGCTCCAGCGGTCCAGACTGGTAGGCCGCCAGTGCTTGCGGGTGAGGTCCTTGACCTTGTTCAGGAGGTTGTTCAGGCCCCGGGGTCCGGCGCCGGCGAGGACCAGGGCGATGGGCGGCAGAGAATCGGGGCCGGCCATCGGGTAGCGGCGGCGCCAGGTCGGGAGCTTGTCCGCGTCGCTGGGGTGGCCGTCGTGGGTGGGGTCCTTGTAGGTGAGGGCGAAGTACTCGGCGTAGCGGTCGAACTTGGCGGCGATGAACTCGGGTGTCTCGTTGTGGAGGTCGACTTCGACCAGGAGGACGGGTACGCCGTCGGCGGGCGCGGTGAGGACGGCGTCGGCGAACTGGGTGCGCTCGCCCGGCAGCGAGTGCGGGGCCTCGGTGACCCAGTCGGCGATCCGGCCGATCGCCTCGCCGGGGGTGGCCGGGCTGGTGAACGCCATGATGGTGTCGTTGACCGCCATGGCGTGCGGGGCGCCGGTGGCGCGGCCCACCGAGCGGGCCCGCCCGCCGACCTTCCGCTCCGAGGGCAGGGTGGACTTCGCGGCGTCCAGGCCGAGGTCGGTCAGCCCCCAGATCACCGCTCCCGCGCCGGGCGGGCGGACCGGCTTGCGCTTCGCCGGCCGGGCCGGCTTCGGCCCGGCCGCCGCGGCGCCGTCGGCCGGGTCCGGCTTGGGTGGCAGGCCGGAGGTGCTGCCGCGCTGCTCGGTCAGCTTGTTCTTCGCCAGGTCGCGCAGCCCGGAGGCGACCGTGTTCGGATGCTCGTGGTCGGGCTGGGCCAGGAGCCAGACCTGCTTGACGGTGGCCACCTTCAGCACGCCGAGCACCTGGAGGATGTTGTGGCGCAGCGGGCTGGTGGAGCCGTTGGGGTAGGCCTTGGCGCGAACGAAGTGGACGCGCTTCTTCGGTGCTGGCCGCTGGTCGCTCTCGTCCTGGCTCATGCCGGTGCTCCCCGTGGTTGGTGATCTTCCGGCTTCTTCGATACCTCATGCCACCGACAGGCCGGCCGGCGTCCGCCGCCGTCGTCGCCCCATCACCCAGCCCGATCACCGAGCGGGCGAGCCGACAGGCAAGAAGAGAAGGGCCAATCAGCGGCCCTGGAGCGCGCAAAACCCCGCACGCCCCAGAACCGCCAACCTCAACTACCAAAGACAAGGGCACAGAGGGGTTGCCGGGGTTTCGGCGGGCCTTGGATTCGGCGTCTGAACTGCACGAACGTCCCTGATTCGGTGTTGATCGGTGGTCGGGGAGTTGGAGGGGGAACAGGTTGGGGAACTGGAGGGGGAATCCTGGGCCCTGCGAAGGGCTCCAGCGGGGCGAAATCACCGCTGTCGGGTCCCGGCCAGCGTACCCGCGCCGGGGCCGGCGAACACCGTTTCCGTTCGGCTGCGGGGCCTGGTGGGGCGTCAGGCGAGCAGCTGGCCGCGACCTCCCACCGCGACCGCCGGGCGCAGAAGCAGAGTGACGGCTCCTGGGCGGCACGGGTCGTGGCGTCTAGCGGAGCGCGGTGTTCACGGCTGCGGTGTACTTCGGGCAGTAAATCGCCGGGGCCGACGTGGTCATGGCCTTGGCCGCGTCCGGATAGGCGCTCTGCATGGTCTGGTACACCGACTTGGGGCTGTCGCCGGAGTCGAGCAGGGAGCACACCAGCTGTCCTTGTACCGCGAGGTTGTCGTCGCTCACGCGGGCGAGGGAGGGTGCCTGTGCCCGGACGGCGGCGGCGTAGCGGGCGGCCTGCTCTGTGGCGGGGTCCGGGGCGGACACGGCGGGCGCCGGCCGGGCGGACGTGGAGAGCGCCGGGGTGGGCGATGTCGGGGGTTTGGTTGCCGTCGGGAGGGCGAGAGCCGAGACGGTGGGCCGCGGGGCCGCGTCTCGCCGCGGTGTCTCACCGGTGCCGAAGGAGCAGGCTGCGGTGCCCCCGATGAGCAGGAGCGTGGTGAGCACGACGGTGTGACGGCGCATGAGGAGTCCCCCGGGACGATCTACGGGGGGCGGAGGCCGCCCCGCCCCGGACAGTACTAGCAGGCAGGCAGGCGCTGGCGGGCAGGGACTTGGGGTCGCGGTCGCGGTGGGCGGCCTGGAGGGTAGCGATCGCGGTCAGGGGCGGTGGGGTGGATGGCGACCTGGTGGTGGCCCGGGTCACGGACGAAGTGATCGGGCCGGCCGGGGCCGCCGTGGAGAATTGCCGCCCACTGGGGAACGTCATGGATGCCGGCCTCGACCTCGGCCGTGGTGGAGCAAAACGTGGACCTGGCGGGCCGGGGCGCGCTGATTCGAACGGACGGCTATCCAGAGGACCGTGTCGGCCCGGAGAGCGCCGGCATCCGTACTGCCGTCCCGCGCACCTCGCCGCTTCGCTCCACCCGGCCGCGCTGCTCCTCCAGCCGTACCGATCTAGGTACGAATCGGTTCAAAAGGGCTCAGAAAAACCTGAGGGAAATTCCTTTTTTGAAAAAGATTCGTATCCAAATTTCAATTTCAAAAGAACGCATAAATACATTTCTTGACACCCACCGGCGAGCCTGGCAGTCTGCTCCAAGTAACAACGTTCGACGGTCAGTTGCCGTCGACAAGGAAGGGAAGTTGACATATTGGAAAACTATGAAAAAGGTGAAGAATATGGCCAGGAACAGCAACAAGCGCAACCGTGCCAAGCGGCGCAAGGCGGCACGACCTGCCCTCAAGAGGCGGCCTGACCTGCAGGGACGCCAGAAGCACCAGGGCGCCTTGCTCGTGATCGCGATAGTGACTGCATTGGGCGGCGCGGCTTCTGGGGTTGCACCGTACATCGACCACAAGCCCACCACTGCAGTGGTAACTGTCCACGAAGGCAACATTCCGTCAGCGAACTGCTATTCTGAGAATCGAGGCCATTCCTGACAGAATGTGACGCATTTTCACTTTCGGGATGATTCGGCCTTCTGAAGCCACTTCTCGAATAGCGGTCCGGGATGCCCCGGCCATCTGCCTGACCGCCGGTCGCCGGTACCGGCGCCCAGGCTGATGGCCGGCCCCGGCCGCACAGCGAGATCGCTGCGGGTTGTCCTCGGCTCAGGGACAACCCGCAGCAATCTCGCCTGGTCAACGGGCAGGTACTGCGGGTTGGCGGCGGCCAGGCCCTCGGCGGCCTCCCGGAGGTACGGGTCTTCGCCGGGCCGGTGCAGGAGCACCTGGGCGAGGTGCAGTGCGCCTTCGAGGACGGCAGCCGAGGTGCGAACGTGGCGCAGCGCGGAGATGGCGTCGCAAGCCTGTTCTGAGGGCCGTGGGCGGGGCTGTGGCCGCGGGGCGGGCGTGGGTCCAAGAGGAGGCGGTGCCGGCCAGTAGGCAGCCAGCCGGCCCGCCAGGTCGGCGGTGACGTCGCCGTCCTGCAGAGCGGTGGCGAGCGGGGCCGGCAGCGGGCCGTCGGATGGCGCGGTGTCGTCGGCGCCCGGCGTCGGCGACAGCATTTCGCCACTGAACCAGTACCGGACGACGGCGGCCGGGGTCGGCAACCCCTCCAGGACCGGTCAGGCAACGGGCCGCCACCACCGCACCCCGGGCAGCCGGCCACCCCGGGCTGGCCGGCTGGCCATCAAGGTGTCCGCCCGACACCTTGATGCCCGCTGGCGAAGGCCGCGCAGCCAGTGGCGCCCGACCCGCGAAAAGGGGTCTGTGACCTGCGGTATCAAGGTATCCGTCCAGGTGTCCGGCAGTACCTTGATGGCCGTTCCCGGCAGCGGGCGCATCAGGCGCCGGCTGCTCTGCC includes the following:
- a CDS encoding RNA polymerase sigma factor yields the protein MKDHVALTETPDTSSESIHSEEVRLLLPRQARAGGDEKQEPEQLVPSEESVREFAEFVARTDKKMFRRAYVLCGNQVLSKDLMQDAYRKFWRNWDGHYREVMVAGSKAEASLTLSAVESAFKDYFRKFSNQKENADETAHEDRSSGHLVDVEVLRGLMFHEVRTAVSGLEVSLREVVIAVYFEERSLSAAARRLDISESMARRRHQRALKVLRDVLESRI
- a CDS encoding replication-relaxation family protein, encoding MSQDESDQRPAPKKRVHFVRAKAYPNGSTSPLRHNILQVLGVLKVATVKQVWLLAQPDHEHPNTVASGLRDLAKNKLTEQRGSTSGLPPKPDPADGAAAAGPKPARPAKRKPVRPPGAGAVIWGLTDLGLDAAKSTLPSERKVGGRARSVGRATGAPHAMAVNDTIMAFTSPATPGEAIGRIADWVTEAPHSLPGERTQFADAVLTAPADGVPVLLVEVDLHNETPEFIAAKFDRYAEYFALTYKDPTHDGHPSDADKLPTWRRRYPMAGPDSLPPIALVLAGAGPRGLNNLLNKVKDLTRKHWRPTSLDRWSHGDPFDFTGSIPILACHLDSLTKYGPHAEIWWRFGGYKWETLADALAHTEYRARVQARLDADAQAAYEAEEQRLEATRCPGCDRREDEFEYEGSASDGTEPCGACRQKADDDAAEKKQQVVRDAHAKRWPCWTCKGPLGGAFGSGLELTKEAPAEALECPSCEIDRRNNGLGRLLLPKPTRAEERQARKGQLNDPWWEMRQLHAKQWPVRSSN
- a CDS encoding DUF732 domain-containing protein, giving the protein MRRHTVVLTTLLLIGGTAACSFGTGETPRRDAAPRPTVSALALPTATKPPTSPTPALSTSARPAPAVSAPDPATEQAARYAAAVRAQAPSLARVSDDNLAVQGQLVCSLLDSGDSPKSVYQTMQSAYPDAAKAMTTSAPAIYCPKYTAAVNTALR